In a single window of the Streptomyces sp. NBC_00353 genome:
- the corA gene encoding magnesium/cobalt transporter CorA — translation MRAVIVDCAIYRDGRRTDGPADFSDALDEARATGDAFLWIGLHEPTEKEFDLVSSEFGLHPLAVEDALSAHQRPKLEVYDDSLFVVIKPVVYEPESDTVSTDELMLFIGDSFVVTVRHGEGAPLAEVRRRLEAEPEVLRHGPTSVLYAVSDAVVDHYIDVAAELQVDLEELETEVFAPSGSVDTKNTASRIYTFKRQVLEFRRATGPLSAPMGRLAGASVPFVDEHSQPFFRDVSDHLTRANEHVEGLDRLLSDILSAHLAQTGLRQNDDMRKISAWAAMAAVPTMVAGIYGMNFDHMPELHWVWTYPTVIVLMGCAVFGLHRMFKRRGWL, via the coding sequence ATGCGCGCCGTGATTGTGGACTGTGCCATCTACCGGGACGGGCGTCGTACCGACGGACCCGCCGATTTCTCCGATGCCCTCGACGAGGCACGGGCCACCGGGGACGCTTTTCTCTGGATCGGACTGCACGAGCCCACGGAGAAGGAGTTCGACCTCGTCAGCAGCGAGTTCGGGCTGCACCCGCTGGCCGTGGAGGACGCGCTGAGCGCGCACCAGCGGCCCAAGCTGGAGGTGTACGACGACTCCCTCTTCGTGGTCATCAAGCCGGTGGTGTACGAGCCGGAGAGCGACACGGTCAGCACCGACGAGCTGATGCTCTTCATAGGCGATTCGTTCGTCGTGACGGTCCGGCACGGGGAGGGTGCGCCGCTCGCCGAGGTACGGCGCCGGCTGGAGGCCGAACCGGAGGTGCTCAGGCACGGGCCGACCTCGGTGCTGTACGCGGTCAGCGACGCCGTCGTCGACCACTACATCGACGTGGCGGCCGAGCTCCAGGTCGACCTGGAGGAGCTGGAGACCGAGGTGTTCGCACCGAGCGGCAGCGTGGACACCAAGAACACCGCATCGCGCATCTACACCTTTAAGCGGCAGGTGCTGGAGTTCCGCCGGGCCACCGGCCCGCTGAGCGCACCCATGGGCCGGCTGGCGGGTGCCAGTGTGCCGTTCGTCGACGAGCACTCGCAGCCGTTCTTCCGGGACGTGAGCGACCATCTGACGCGCGCCAACGAGCATGTGGAGGGGCTGGACCGGCTGCTCTCCGACATCCTGTCCGCACATCTGGCGCAGACGGGGCTGCGGCAGAACGACGACATGCGGAAGATCTCGGCCTGGGCGGCCATGGCTGCCGTTCCGACCATGGTGGCGGGGATCTACGGCATGAACTTCGACCACATGCCCGAGCTGCACTGGGTGTGGACCTATCCGACGGTGATCGTGCTGATGGGCTGTGCGG
- a CDS encoding histidine phosphatase family protein produces the protein MPTLILVRHGRSTANTAGVLAGRTPGVALDERGAAQAAALPGRLASLTLAAVVSSPLQRCRETMQPLLDARPGLPLHTEERISECDYGDWAGRKLAELTDEPLMAVVQQHPSAAAFPGGESMRAMQARAVDAVRDWNARIEAEHGDGAVYVMCSHGDIIKSLVADALGMHLDLFQRIQAEPCSVTAIRYTRLRPFLLRLGDTGDFASLEPREQSAGTDADTDATVGGGAGAP, from the coding sequence ATGCCCACCCTGATCCTTGTACGCCACGGACGCTCCACCGCCAACACGGCCGGGGTACTCGCGGGCCGGACCCCAGGTGTCGCGCTCGACGAGCGCGGCGCCGCGCAGGCCGCCGCGTTGCCCGGGCGACTCGCCTCACTGACCCTCGCCGCCGTCGTCAGCAGCCCCCTGCAGCGGTGCCGGGAGACGATGCAGCCGCTGCTCGACGCCCGGCCCGGGCTGCCGCTGCACACCGAGGAGCGGATCAGCGAGTGCGACTACGGAGACTGGGCGGGGCGCAAACTCGCGGAACTCACCGACGAGCCGCTGATGGCCGTCGTGCAACAGCACCCCTCGGCCGCGGCGTTCCCCGGCGGCGAGTCGATGCGCGCCATGCAGGCGCGTGCCGTCGACGCCGTACGGGACTGGAACGCCCGGATCGAGGCCGAGCACGGCGACGGAGCCGTGTACGTCATGTGCTCGCACGGCGACATCATCAAGTCCCTCGTCGCCGACGCACTCGGGATGCACCTCGACCTCTTCCAGCGGATCCAGGCCGAACCCTGCTCGGTCACCGCGATCCGGTACACCCGGCTGCGGCCCTTCCTGCTGCGGCTCGGCGACACCGGGGACTTCGCCTCGCTGGAGCCGCGCGAACAGAGTGCAGGCACCGATGCGGATACGGATGCGACGGTCGGGGGCGGCGCTGGGGCGCCGTGA
- a CDS encoding DUF3090 domain-containing protein: MSRQVFLYDPPDRFVAGTVGLPGRRTFFLQASSGGRVTSVALEKTQVAALAERIDELLDEVVRRTGGNSPVPAVAPLDVTDTAPLDVPVEEEFRVGTMALAWDGEEQRMIVEAQALVELDADSDDDLAEAEERMLQDEENGPPMLRVRLSGAQARAFAKRALDVVNAGRPPCPLCSLPLDPEGHVCPRQNGYRRGA; the protein is encoded by the coding sequence GTGTCCCGTCAGGTGTTCCTCTACGACCCCCCGGACCGCTTCGTGGCCGGTACGGTCGGGCTGCCTGGACGTCGTACGTTCTTCCTGCAGGCCTCCTCAGGCGGACGTGTCACCAGCGTGGCCCTGGAGAAGACCCAGGTCGCCGCGCTCGCCGAACGGATCGACGAGCTGCTCGACGAGGTGGTGCGGCGGACCGGCGGGAACTCACCGGTGCCCGCCGTGGCACCGCTGGATGTGACCGACACCGCGCCGCTGGACGTGCCCGTCGAGGAGGAGTTCCGGGTCGGCACCATGGCACTCGCCTGGGACGGCGAGGAGCAGCGCATGATCGTCGAGGCTCAGGCCCTGGTCGAGCTGGACGCGGACTCCGACGACGATCTCGCGGAGGCCGAGGAGCGGATGCTGCAGGACGAGGAGAACGGTCCGCCGATGCTCCGGGTCCGGCTCAGCGGCGCGCAGGCCCGCGCGTTCGCCAAGCGCGCCCTGGACGTCGTCAACGCCGGCCGTCCGCCGTGCCCGCTGTGCAGCCTGCCGCTCGACCCGGAAGGACATGTATGCCCGCGCCAGAACGGATACCGCCGGGGAGCCTGA
- a CDS encoding SCO1664 family protein — MPAPERIPPGSLTDAELVDLLTKGQLTVLGQVRGASNAVLYCTVAYEGEERTCVYKPVAGEQPLWDFPDGTLAQREVAAYEISEAMGWGLVPPTVLRDGPYGEGMCQLWIEAPAGESADGDSPLLALVEDEEPADGWKAVALAEVGEGKTALLVHADDPRLRRLAVLDAVINNGDRKGGHLLPAPGGRLYGIDHGVTFNSDDKLRTLLWGWAGEPLTAEAVEVLGRLAEELVPGTALVTRLAELITAVEIDALRGRVAALRVAGRHPEPSGGWPSIPWPPV, encoded by the coding sequence ATGCCCGCGCCAGAACGGATACCGCCGGGGAGCCTGACGGACGCCGAGCTGGTCGACCTGCTCACCAAGGGACAGCTCACCGTCCTCGGACAGGTCCGAGGGGCGTCCAACGCGGTGCTCTACTGCACCGTCGCGTACGAGGGCGAGGAACGGACCTGCGTCTACAAGCCCGTCGCCGGGGAACAGCCGCTGTGGGACTTCCCCGACGGCACGCTCGCCCAGCGGGAGGTCGCCGCGTACGAGATCTCCGAGGCGATGGGGTGGGGGCTGGTGCCGCCGACCGTGCTGAGGGACGGACCGTACGGGGAGGGCATGTGCCAGCTGTGGATCGAGGCGCCTGCCGGGGAATCGGCGGACGGCGACTCCCCGCTGCTGGCGCTCGTCGAGGACGAGGAGCCGGCGGACGGGTGGAAGGCCGTCGCCCTCGCCGAGGTGGGCGAGGGGAAGACGGCCCTGCTGGTGCACGCGGACGACCCCAGGCTGCGGAGGCTCGCGGTGCTCGACGCGGTGATCAACAACGGTGACCGCAAGGGCGGTCACCTGCTGCCCGCGCCCGGCGGCCGGCTGTACGGCATCGACCACGGTGTGACATTCAACTCGGACGACAAGCTGCGGACGCTGCTGTGGGGGTGGGCGGGCGAGCCGTTGACGGCCGAGGCCGTAGAGGTGCTGGGGCGGTTGGCGGAGGAACTCGTGCCGGGGACGGCGCTGGTCACCCGGTTGGCGGAGCTGATCACTGCGGTGGAGATCGATGCGTTGCGGGGGAGGGTGGCGGCGCTGCGGGTGGCGGGGCGGCATCCGGAGCCGAGTGGGGGGTGGCCGTCCATACCGTGGCCGCCGGTGTGA
- the mshC gene encoding cysteine--1-D-myo-inosityl 2-amino-2-deoxy-alpha-D-glucopyranoside ligase, with protein MHAWPASEVPALPGKGRDLRIHDTATGGRITLDPGPVARIYVCGITPYDATHMGHAATYNAFDLVQRVWLDTKRQVHYVQNVTDVDDPLLERAVRDGQDWTELAERETALFREDMTALRMLPPEHYIGAVEAIPGIVPLVERLRDAGAAYELDGDVYFSVEADPHFGEVSNLDAEAMRLLSAERGGDPERPGKKNPLDPMLWMAAREGEPSWDGASLGPGRPGWHIECVAIALDHLGMGFDVQGGGSDLAFPHHEMGASHAQVLTGEHPFAKAYVHAGMVALDGEKMSKSRGNLVFVSALRRDGVDPAAIRLALLSHHYRSDWEWTDQVLADAVERLGRWRSAVSRPDGLSADVLVEEVREALADDLDAPAALAAVDRWAERQIAEGGTDEGAPGLVSRTVDALLGVAL; from the coding sequence ATGCATGCCTGGCCCGCTTCTGAGGTCCCCGCCCTGCCTGGCAAGGGCCGCGACCTTCGGATCCACGACACCGCGACCGGCGGACGGATCACTCTTGACCCCGGTCCCGTCGCCCGCATCTACGTCTGCGGCATCACGCCGTACGACGCGACCCACATGGGTCATGCGGCGACCTACAACGCGTTCGACCTCGTTCAGCGCGTGTGGCTCGACACCAAGCGGCAGGTTCACTATGTCCAGAATGTGACCGACGTGGACGATCCGCTGCTGGAGCGGGCCGTGCGCGACGGTCAGGACTGGACCGAGCTCGCAGAACGCGAGACGGCCCTCTTCCGCGAGGACATGACCGCCCTGCGGATGCTTCCGCCGGAGCACTACATCGGCGCGGTGGAGGCGATACCCGGCATCGTCCCGCTCGTCGAACGCCTCCGGGACGCCGGCGCCGCCTACGAGCTCGACGGCGATGTGTACTTCTCCGTCGAGGCCGACCCGCACTTCGGCGAGGTGTCCAACCTGGACGCCGAGGCGATGCGGCTGCTCTCCGCGGAGCGCGGTGGCGACCCGGAGCGCCCGGGCAAGAAGAACCCGCTCGACCCGATGCTGTGGATGGCCGCCCGCGAGGGCGAGCCGAGCTGGGACGGGGCCTCGCTCGGCCCGGGCCGGCCCGGCTGGCACATCGAGTGCGTGGCCATCGCCCTGGACCACCTCGGCATGGGCTTCGACGTCCAGGGAGGCGGGTCCGACCTCGCTTTCCCGCACCACGAGATGGGCGCCTCGCACGCCCAGGTGCTGACCGGCGAGCACCCGTTCGCAAAGGCGTACGTGCACGCCGGGATGGTGGCCCTGGACGGCGAGAAGATGTCGAAGTCCCGGGGCAACCTGGTCTTCGTATCGGCGCTGCGCCGGGACGGTGTGGACCCGGCCGCGATCCGGCTGGCCCTCCTCTCGCACCACTACCGGTCGGACTGGGAGTGGACCGATCAGGTGCTCGCCGACGCCGTCGAGCGGCTCGGACGGTGGCGTTCCGCCGTCTCCCGGCCCGATGGGCTGTCCGCCGACGTCCTGGTCGAGGAGGTCCGTGAGGCCCTCGCCGACGACCTGGACGCCCCGGCCGCCCTGGCCGCCGTGGACCGCTGGGCCGAGCGCCAGATCGCCGAGGGCGGTACGGACGAGGGCGCACCCGGTCTTGTGTCGCGCACCGTCGACGCGCTGCTGGGTGTCGCGCTCTAG